The Celeribacter marinus genome window below encodes:
- the flgC gene encoding flagellar basal body rod protein FlgC, whose protein sequence is MSGIENIFDVASRAMSSQMTRLNTVASNIANARSVAGSREEAYQAIKPLFEVEYANKVSENGISTVNVRGIVTADREPNKVYQPDHPKADEEGYVWGAAVNIEEEMVEMLEASRQYQNNLEVVSTLRSLMMRTVNMGR, encoded by the coding sequence ATGTCAGGTATTGAAAACATTTTTGACGTCGCAAGCCGGGCGATGTCGTCGCAGATGACTAGGCTAAACACGGTTGCAAGCAACATTGCCAACGCCCGCAGCGTTGCTGGCAGTCGCGAAGAAGCCTATCAGGCGATCAAGCCTTTATTTGAAGTTGAATATGCCAACAAAGTAAGTGAAAACGGAATATCGACAGTTAATGTGCGGGGTATCGTGACTGCTGACCGTGAGCCAAACAAAGTCTATCAACCCGATCACCCCAAGGCGGATGAGGAAGGCTATGTGTGGGGCGCTGCCGTCAATATTGAAGAAGAAATGGTGGAGATGCTGGAAGCGTCGCGCCAATACCAAAACAATTTGGAAGTCGTGTCGACCTTGCGCTCATTAATGATGCGCACAGTCAACATGGGCCGCTAA
- a CDS encoding flagellar hook assembly protein FlgD — translation MGINTQKSATERASGDKLGQDDFLQLMTAQLQNQDPFAPMENGDFIAQMAQFSTVSGIEEINTNLKTLSGEMQQTRIATASTLLGHSVLVPGAIARPNDNGEIHGVFELPQAASASRVSFSDASTGELLHSEDLGPQGTGLAGFSWTNIPTELREGNRKIKVDIAANTGKGMETMGPSIYARVLSASSYGDVSDSPMLDVEDYGTIDAGSVSRIR, via the coding sequence TTGGGTATCAACACCCAGAAGTCGGCGACAGAACGTGCAAGCGGTGACAAGCTTGGCCAAGATGATTTTTTGCAACTCATGACCGCCCAGTTGCAAAACCAAGATCCGTTCGCGCCAATGGAGAATGGGGACTTTATTGCACAGATGGCGCAGTTTTCGACAGTTTCTGGGATTGAAGAAATTAACACAAACCTTAAAACTCTTTCAGGTGAGATGCAACAAACGCGGATCGCGACCGCCTCCACTTTGCTGGGCCACTCGGTGCTTGTGCCAGGCGCGATCGCGCGGCCCAATGACAACGGTGAAATTCATGGTGTTTTCGAGCTACCCCAGGCAGCAAGCGCCTCTCGCGTATCCTTTAGCGATGCCTCAACTGGCGAGTTGCTTCACAGTGAAGATCTAGGGCCACAAGGCACAGGCCTGGCTGGGTTTAGCTGGACAAATATCCCGACTGAATTGCGAGAGGGTAATAGAAAAATCAAAGTCGATATCGCTGCTAACACGGGCAAGGGCATGGAGACAATGGGTCCGTCAATTTACGCGCGGGTGCTTTCTGCTTCGTCCTATGGCGATGTTTCTGACAGCCCAATGCTTGATGTCGAAGATTATGGCACGATTGATGCAGGTTCGGTGAGCCGCATCCGCTAA